A single genomic interval of Natator depressus isolate rNatDep1 chromosome 14, rNatDep2.hap1, whole genome shotgun sequence harbors:
- the C14H17orf58 gene encoding UPF0450 protein C17orf58 homolog isoform X1, producing the protein MDKASASGAGDCGFESHLGRTNQTFCSEPEQPGALPFIGKPIRALSKDGYSAADSTPSQDKFPFRGSSIGEENHTEHWLLSPANLQWPKAVDILSVSPDRKKKAKTSVENNTGLRKEPHQDGRVLASESHMEGPPPASFDFSYANRMHTDRLQSEAANSISAHFHHRAFSHYKGRSLTLAETHPFQDTGAAETEDPNMVDHLNRPGKMNPYKQHDPLRNISKPSWVTNRQSSSLLYHFNVLKKVLDADNKEKVCLTECRRERDEAEAFCVSEFAVNGIVHDVETLGKGVRLVTLLVNSDGLYKMSRLYITPDGFFFRVHVLIVDALNCNKPCPDFKLGSRYIVMGQIYHKRRQLPTPLLQFLRGRLRPGDGLLRSSSNYVKRFNRKRDRKVQGAAHTKCR; encoded by the exons ATGGATAAGGCATCAGCCTCCGGAGCTGGGGATTGTGGGTTCGAGTCCCATCTGGGTCGTACCAATCAGACGTTTTGTAGCGAGCCGGAGCAGCCTG GAGCCCTGCCCTTTATCGGAAAACCCATTCGGGCACTCAGCAAGGATGGGTACAGTGCAGCAGACTCCACACCAAGCCAAGATAAGTTCCCATTTAGAGGCAGCAGTATTGGTGAAGAGAATCACACAGAGCATTGGTTACTGTCTCCAGCTAACCTGCAGTGGCCAAAAGCTGTTGACATCCTCTCAGTCTCACCCGACAGAAAGAAAAAGGCCAAGACCTCCGTGGAAAACAATACGGGGCTGAGGAAAGAGCCTCACCAGGATGGCAGGGTCCTGGCTTCTGAGAGTCACATGGAGGGGCCTCCTCctgcttcctttgacttcagttacGCAAACAGAATGCATACAGATAGGCTTCAGTCCGAGGCAGCGAACAGCATCTCAGCACACTTCCACCATAGAGCATTTTCCCATTATAAAGGCAGATCCTTGACTTTAGCTGAGACGCATCCTTTCCAAGACACAGGGGCAGCTGAGACAGAAGATCCCAATATGGTGGATCACCTCAACCGACCTGGCAAGATGAATCCCTACAAACAGCATGACCCTCTAAGAAACATCAGCAAGCCCTCCTGGGTCACCAACCGCCAGTCATCTAGCCTGCTGTATCACTTCAACGTGCTAAAGAAAG TTCTAGATGCTGACAACAAGGAGAAGGTGTGCCTgacagagtgcaggagggagagagatgaagCAGAGGCTTTCTGTGTGAGTGAATTTG CAGTGAATGGGATTGTTCATGATGTGGAAACACTGGGGAAAGGAGTCCGCCTGGTTACACTCTTGGTAAATAGTGACGGATTATACAAGATGAGTCGCCTGTATATCACGCCCGATGGCTTCTTCTTCCGAGTTCACGTTCTCATTGTGGATGCTTTGAACTGCAATAAACCATGTCCAGATTTTAAACTTG GAAGTCGATACATTGTGATGGGTCAGATATACCACAAGAGACGGCAGCTACCTACACCTCTGCTGCAGTTCCTGAGAGGGCGTCTGCGGCCAGGAGATGGGCTGCTAAGGAGCAGCAGCAACTATGTAAAAAGATTCAACAGGAAGAGGGATCGTAAAGTCCAAGGGGCAGCTCACACCAAGTGTAGATGA
- the C14H17orf58 gene encoding UPF0450 protein C17orf58 homolog isoform X2: MTTEAFWLLCFVMGPSSNLVAGALPFIGKPIRALSKDGYSAADSTPSQDKFPFRGSSIGEENHTEHWLLSPANLQWPKAVDILSVSPDRKKKAKTSVENNTGLRKEPHQDGRVLASESHMEGPPPASFDFSYANRMHTDRLQSEAANSISAHFHHRAFSHYKGRSLTLAETHPFQDTGAAETEDPNMVDHLNRPGKMNPYKQHDPLRNISKPSWVTNRQSSSLLYHFNVLKKVLDADNKEKVCLTECRRERDEAEAFCVSEFAVNGIVHDVETLGKGVRLVTLLVNSDGLYKMSRLYITPDGFFFRVHVLIVDALNCNKPCPDFKLGSRYIVMGQIYHKRRQLPTPLLQFLRGRLRPGDGLLRSSSNYVKRFNRKRDRKVQGAAHTKCR; the protein is encoded by the exons ATGACAACTGAAGCATTCTGGCTCCTCTGTTTTGTCATGGGACCATCGTCCAACTTGGTGGCAG GAGCCCTGCCCTTTATCGGAAAACCCATTCGGGCACTCAGCAAGGATGGGTACAGTGCAGCAGACTCCACACCAAGCCAAGATAAGTTCCCATTTAGAGGCAGCAGTATTGGTGAAGAGAATCACACAGAGCATTGGTTACTGTCTCCAGCTAACCTGCAGTGGCCAAAAGCTGTTGACATCCTCTCAGTCTCACCCGACAGAAAGAAAAAGGCCAAGACCTCCGTGGAAAACAATACGGGGCTGAGGAAAGAGCCTCACCAGGATGGCAGGGTCCTGGCTTCTGAGAGTCACATGGAGGGGCCTCCTCctgcttcctttgacttcagttacGCAAACAGAATGCATACAGATAGGCTTCAGTCCGAGGCAGCGAACAGCATCTCAGCACACTTCCACCATAGAGCATTTTCCCATTATAAAGGCAGATCCTTGACTTTAGCTGAGACGCATCCTTTCCAAGACACAGGGGCAGCTGAGACAGAAGATCCCAATATGGTGGATCACCTCAACCGACCTGGCAAGATGAATCCCTACAAACAGCATGACCCTCTAAGAAACATCAGCAAGCCCTCCTGGGTCACCAACCGCCAGTCATCTAGCCTGCTGTATCACTTCAACGTGCTAAAGAAAG TTCTAGATGCTGACAACAAGGAGAAGGTGTGCCTgacagagtgcaggagggagagagatgaagCAGAGGCTTTCTGTGTGAGTGAATTTG CAGTGAATGGGATTGTTCATGATGTGGAAACACTGGGGAAAGGAGTCCGCCTGGTTACACTCTTGGTAAATAGTGACGGATTATACAAGATGAGTCGCCTGTATATCACGCCCGATGGCTTCTTCTTCCGAGTTCACGTTCTCATTGTGGATGCTTTGAACTGCAATAAACCATGTCCAGATTTTAAACTTG GAAGTCGATACATTGTGATGGGTCAGATATACCACAAGAGACGGCAGCTACCTACACCTCTGCTGCAGTTCCTGAGAGGGCGTCTGCGGCCAGGAGATGGGCTGCTAAGGAGCAGCAGCAACTATGTAAAAAGATTCAACAGGAAGAGGGATCGTAAAGTCCAAGGGGCAGCTCACACCAAGTGTAGATGA